GCATCCTGTGGTATAGCGATGTGGGTTACGCCCTGCTGCTGTGGAGTGGAGTACACGGGAATGGTCCAGGTCTCGCCTGTGGGACCTGTGATTGTTCCAGTTGTGCTGTACAGCTGAGCACTGTCAACCGTCAGCAAATCTGGTCGGAGGGACACGTAACTCTGCTGCTGGCCTTGAGGTATGGTCAGAACTGTGGCTAACTGCTGCCCCTGTGGCACGGCATAGGAAACAGCAAGGGGTAGATCCACCTTGCGCTTCTTAGCTGGTTGGAGAACAGTTGCAATGGCACCGGGCCTCCTCTCCGCTTCCCTGGGAGACTCCTGTTGCTGGGAAGGAGACATGGCCTCTATGGTCTGGATCTGGATCTGTTGCCCACCTTGCAGCTGAATCTGCTGGCCAGCCTGCAGCTGAATTTGCTGTCCTCCTGGGAGCTGAATGTGTTGTGTTCCTTGCAGCTGGATTTGTTCACCACTAGACAGCTGGATTTGCTGTCCTCCAGCAACAGCTGCAATGAGTTGAGCTTGAATCTGGGAAATAGTCAGCACGGTCACCAAATAGCACTACATGACCAGACTTTCTACAGACGACTGACACGGTTCCTATACCTGTTGTTGCTGTTCCTCTGTGAGCTCTCCCGGCTGTACCAGCTGGGCTGTTGAGAGTCCCTGCAGGTCCTCCTGAGTGGGAGAAGCCACCTGAAGAACCTGTCCAACCATCTGGCCTTGCTGTTCCTGGATCTGAACCTGACACAAAGAGGGAGGGGGGTCAAATATTACAAACACACTAGCAAAAACACCAGTAAATGATCAGATTGATGCTTTGATCCACTTAGGAAAACAGTTTTGTCttagtaataaaaataaaaacagcaacagTACAAAAGGCAGAAGCCAGAAATAAGCTGAAttatgtaataataataaaattctgATGAACAAAATTAGGCTACTCAAACATCTTACTGGGGAAATATTTTGTTAAAAATAACTATATTTTGACATCACCTTAAAATTGAAGTTTCAATTCAAACATTTATCTCTTCATCAGTGTTTTCTACTGCATCAGCACTTCCTTTAGCCTACTGACTCACACACGCACCACACAGCAGCTGcactgtttgttttattgttgacaGTGAGTAACAATGAGGTGTCTACACCCAGACAACCCAACCGGTTATTTCATTTTTGAAGAAGTACAAAAACGTGAGAAGCCTGCCTGCACGTGAAGTTGCTGTTCGGCCCCTTGGTGTACAGCCATCTGGGGTGGCAGCTCTGTTGAGGTCACTTGCACCTGTCAGAAACACATTCATGCATTAAATCAAGCATTACAATGAAAATGTTTTAGGACCAACATTGTGTTAAATGCTTGGAGTACAACATAAACTCAAAACCAAATACTAGCAGGGGTTGATTACAAAGCAGGTTTGCAGATCAAATCGTAAACTGGTAAATACAAATGATCTTCCCACTAAAGAGGTctaaaatgggtcttactgggcAGGCCAGTTCCAGGAGTGATCCAGCCACCTCTGTGCTGTCTGCATAGACACAGTTGGTCCCCTGCTGCTGATACACCATGGCTGTGGTGGTGGTCGCTTCTTCCTGCTGGCTGAACTCCTGCAGCACCTCTGGGCCTTTGGCAAGAGAATCCAGAAACTCCTTCATCTTGTGCTGAGGCACAGTGCGGGCCTTCTGTCGCACATATTCGTCAAAGGACACCACCCCACCCTCCTGTTCGTTCATCTTCACTGGACCTGAATAATGATAATGTTGCTTTTATGTCATTTGACAACTAAACTCAGTTCAAACAGCTTATATTTTTTAATGCCAGTGTTTAATGACATGCGTCTTAAAAATGGTATAAAGAGTAATACGTTGGTTTAAAGATTAATACATGATAGTAGTTACGGTATACATATTTAATAGTTTCATATTTTAAGTCAAGCTTTGGGGGCGTTAGAAAATAAAGCAAACATCTGTAattaaatttatttaaaatgaggcTAACGCTGTAGTTAACTATTTTTGTTGACTTTGCAGACAAATGCTGAAATTTAAGCTTGTTATTTTTAACTGTGTAGTTTAATAACCTAAGTAACCAAAAGTATGTTTGCCCTGAAGTGTTTTTGATTGACTAGCAGCAGTATTTACATTAAAGCTAGGTGTTAGCATGCTAGCTTTCCGATGTTAGCAAGGCGCTGTTTGAACACAGCACATAAGGATATTGATCTGCCTGGCACATGTTAGCTCTCCTCAACACTACCAAACATAAATGTCAAGATAACTAAGTTATACGACTAAATAACAACATTAGGTCAAAAACAAGCATCAGAGCAACACTCCATTCATTTCAACCACACGACGCTAGCTAGTCGCTGTGCTAAACGCTAGGTAGCTAACCGTTCTGGATCCTGTCATGCTACCTTAAATAAAACGAAATCCTCTCCTTTCCGCCAAGGCACGGTGTTTAAAACTAAAAAGCCGATAAACGTCTAACAGCTACCACCAGCATGCCACACATTCCCACAGCATAGCGCTACGAAGCAGCTGCGATGTTCCGCAAACAACGTTGCGTTTCCACAGCCGCGGTAAAATAAAACTGCAGCAGGCAACGGGCGAAGCCTCTGACGTCTGCTTATTTTACAGGCTGAGTTCCAGGCTGCTACCGTCGGTGGGCATAATGGGTCCCCACCTCTTGCAAAGCACGGATTTATTAAACCCCACACACATTACACCTCTTTACTATCCCGCGGTCTTCGTTTGAAAAAAGAAAATAGACATTTAGTGTTAGTCCAGACGATATACAATGTGGGAAGTAGTACAGGCCTAGAAAAGAGCGCTACGGGCCGAAAACAACCATAACCATGCGaccaaaataaaccaaaatataGCCACGGTACGACAAGGCACGAGTAACTTGCCATCCAATAAATTCGCCTGTTTCCACCAAATACAGTAGTTAATAAAAATACAGTACAATATTTTGGTGTAACTGTCCTATAAATCGCAAATTATATCCAGATGATTAACCAAGATGCGTACTGTTAAGAAAAAACAGTTAGTTGGACCTCAATTTTGCTGAAAAGTGTTTAAACTATATGGATTATAGATTGTTATGGATATGCAAGTGATTTAACTTTTAATTGACGTTTAATACGGCAGCATCTATTAAAAATACTCAAAATCATTCAAAATCTGATGCACAGCTGAGCTGATACATTGTTGGACTACTTTCTACGTTTTCTCTGTTGAATCCTGGGAAACATTTGGCCGCATGTCCCTTTAACAGGATTTAACTTCCCCAGTCTGCCTTAAAGAGCCAGGCATGTGCTGCTGAGGGCGTCCCCCTGCTTGCCTCACAACAAACTGCCCCGCGCTGCTCTTAAGGTGGACTGAGACAGATGTGCTCTCCGAATAGGCCGTGTGCTTCATATGCTGGATAGGAAAGAGTTAATTCCCACTCTCGTTACAGGCTAACAACGATTCTGCATGGGTTTTTATTGTAAAGTGATAAAGGTAAATATATAATTTTGCATCTGTTTTTGTGTAATAAAATTAACATTCTTGCTATTGACAAAATATGTATAATTTATTATCTTGAATATTTTTGTACACATAACGCGTCACGTCGATCAAATACATGTCATCATGACACATCTTATTTACCTGTGTGTCTGATTTGGCTCCCATTTTCTCTTCACCTGACGTGTGCCACTAAGAATCTTAAAGTAATCCATTGGAGCAGGGATTGAACTAAAACAGCTGTTGTAAAAACACAGGTCAGGACTGCAAGTTTTAATTAACATTACTTTAAAAGCAAATATCTATTCAAATAATAGATTTCTTTTCCCAATCATGCATTAATACTTAAAAAAAGAGCAAAGTATAGCCTAAGAGGCATAAAAGCTGGTCTTGGCTGCTAATACGGGAAGGTGCCAACCAAGTAACCATCTGGTGCAGTAAGAGGACTAAGACACCAGCTTGAGGGTTTACAGGTGAGTGTGGCTGTGAACTCATTGAGAGCACTGTGATGTTTCTGCAGCACCTAAGAAGCAAGAGCCTGGTTGGTGTGTTGCAGCTATGAAGACCTGCAGCCTCTGACATACTGGAGGGGAATGTAGAAGATTGGCATACACAACAGGTATATCAAAGTTTTATCACTAACAAAAAATGTAAATGCTAATTATTAAATAAAAGTAACATAAATTTGTGAAGTTGTTTATGAACAAAACTAAAGCTTTGCTCATTTTCTGAATAAATGTCAAAAGAATGTATTTAGTTTTGAATACTCAACATTTTCTGACTTTGATTTTGTGTTTGaaagtttaacatttaaacttgccTGATATTGCATGAAGTCAGCTAACCTGTTTATAAGACTTTGAAGAGAAAAGAATAACTAGATCACTGTTATTGTTTGTAAAACACCAGGTATCATTTCCATAAAGTGACAGAAGCAGTTTTATTTATGACTCAAAAGACACAGACGGATTAGAATGGGTCATAATGTGAACCTTCATATTCTTGACTTTatgcattttgttgtttttaacctATCACCACAAATGTTGTGGAGTGTGCTTACCTTCTGGATTACACAGGGAATTACACAGTATTAAAACACAGGATAATCCGGGAATTTGTGTGATTCCTGACCTGGATTCAACCTTTAACGTCTTTCTATTATCAACATTTGAACCGTCGAACAGTAAAGATTTATCATCCACTTTAGCTGTCTGAAATAATATTTATGTGCTAGATTCTGTCAATCTGCCTCATAAACTTGAATTTTGAGACATCAAGAGTGTCATTTGTTATGGTTGGTTTGGATTTTTGGATAATTTCATTACAGGAGTTGTGGCCTGAGTGACTGGGTTGAACGTAATGACACAAAAGTATTATTTATGAAGTCATTTTTCACATATTCTTTCATTTGAAACTTTAAACTATAGTTTCTGTGTTCATAAATACATGGGAACAACTTTTAACTCTTCCTCTTCTCTGTAGGCTTTGCTTTTCAACAATGGAGAGTCAATTCATTCTTTTCATCACTTTAATTGCATCTTTTTGCTCATTTGGGAGCCTTTTCCCAACTCAACACTTACTCAGCATCTCTGATTCAGTCAAGATAACTCAGATCCCAAGTAAAAACAATAATGATGTGTACTATGAAACCAGTGATGAGATCTTACACTCAGAAAACTTTATGGAGGGCAGTGGATTTAGTGCTTGGGGAGAGAATTCATCACAACTCAGTAATGACAGCAGAAACCAAGGAAAACCTGAGCGGCTGAGCCATGAAAACAATTCTGGGTTTGGAATCGCATTAACTACAAGACCAGCACTTAGAGTCCACTCCTCAGAGGTTCACAACCATAGAGCTCATTCAGTTGGAGGATCAACTCTCTCCTCTGTGAGCTCAGAAGAAGCTCCTCTGGAAAACATCCACATAACAACCAAGGAACAACTAAAGAGAAGTCATTCATCCACTTCTCTGAATGGTGAGTAAACTATATAGGGGTGTGTATTGGTGATAAGATTTATTAGCCCCATAAGTGGAAAATGTGCTTTATCACAACATCACACATTACAGTACAAGGGAGACGATATGGTATATTGTGTTACTGTCagtttgggacagcagtagctcaggaggtagagcaggttttacagtaattggaaggttgcaggttcgatcccagcaccCACCattgaatgctgctgttgtgtccttgggcaaggcacttactccaccttgccagctggtggtggtcggagggactggtggcacctgtgtataGCAGGCCTTGTCTCTGTCAGtgcactccagggcagctgtggctacatcgtagctcatcccctccagcgagtgaatgggtgaatggcggaTTGACAGATGAAATTTCCAATCTTTAAGACTGAATTCAATGGAAAACTCAGGTCAGACGCTTGCAAGAAACATCCAGTGTTTTAGGGAGTCTTAAGTcaagcccatctacttctggaccatgggtccccggatacaaaaaaacaaaaatgaatgcaagtcaatgaggccatagttattttctaatcccattTGATGTGGTCCATGTATTTCACATATGATGACTGTGATTTATATAAACACATTTTGATGcaaagaaagcacttattttcaaACAACTGCAAAAGTTATTATAggctttgtgtgaaaagacgtgtAGGACTACAAATGTTCATCACACCAAATTGATGTCATTGAACCAGAAATGGAGAAGAGAAGATTTAACAAGCTTCGAATCCTTAAATTAgaaatttttacaagctaatgaATCGTAAATTACATGACAGACATAGTCAAAACACACACAATTACTTTTaagttaaattgaagtacaacatatgtgcgattcagggtataaggcaaagcagattagaaaatagcttttatagccccattcactttttctttgttctggggacccatgagccgactggaaggggaggagacttaggctcctttttacaattgatagaaATACGTAGAAGCCCCATTGGGCATTGGAGAGTATAACTGCGTTGCCACCATACTGAATGGGTTCCTCaccctccaaacccaactggagtcaactgGAGTGAGCAACTCTTCCGTTTTTTTAAACAACCGGCGCACTTATGAAAACAGATCTTGTGGGATTAcagttgacttttctagcctacctgttgggattttatattttaatttatgttgtttaattatatttaaattatcatgccatacaatatgtctgattttgtgaaaaagcataataataaaatgtgttttttaagtTGGGTAAGTACCTTCCTCAAtaaaaataaatgcactgggggcaaattgagacccatctaagatggcggctAGCCACTATGGCAGCTCCAATAAGCAGCTCCAGTCCATGGGGCTCTACATATATGATGGCCCGCAACCTCAGTACTCCCACTGCGccctacggtcttctgtgaagGACACTTGAATGAAGTGCGCAGTAAACCTTCAAGTGCGTGGTACAAAAGTGTGCAAATAAGTttcgaattgagacagggagcattgagtCCTCGACTGCAACGCATGCCCAGATGCTGGTTGttgtgctacttaaaaaaaaaaaaaaaaaaaaataacgttatttaaaataaatttacttacattgctgctttgtctaaaacattcagagcatcaaataatcatcctaaaatgaactactttcatttgaaattgcatattttcagaaaaagcaTGTAAGCCTTTTCTCTTGCAGCAATAGATTGTGGGCAATATCCgcgaagtgcggatcaagggtgcaaaaggggcattAAAAAACTTcctcacttgagaatcgggacacccaatGCACTTGCACCTCTGGCTGGCTGGCTCATGCAAATGAAGGGAGTAAGTGTGGACgtttgagtattgggattggccgGTGTCTGTGCCTTTTACAAGGTTTTCTTGCTTATTCCAAATGAAGTTgggaaaaactgctgccacctagatgtcggagtttgaattgctCCACACACAATTAATACAGTAAATGTTAGGATGTAAATTCTCAATTAGAAAAACCATACAGTTTTTTAATAtagattcagtatcataacacaaGCATATCCATCCATTTCCTGTACTCGCTTATCCTTGCGATGTTGCCAGCAGTCTTTGGGCAGGCGtggcacaccctggacaggttgccagtccatcgcaaggcaacacagagacacacaggacaaacagccatgcacgcacaaacacacgccTAAGGGCAATTcagagagaccaatcaacctgacagtcatgtttttggactttgGAGGAAGCcgtagcacccggagagaacccacgcatgcacaggaagaacatgcCTTGCAGAATGGCCCCAGGCCAGGATTTGAatccaggacctccttgctgaaATGCAACAACGCTAGCCACTGCACCACTGTAGAGCCCGTTGCCATATTTCAGTCTATctatattttcttacatctctaTATCTAAAATTGAATGGACACTGTTGGTCTCATAAATCTGGGTGTGCAAGGGTTTCCTGCAAAAGCTACATTTTTCTTTAAGTTGATGGAAGTGTAGTGGTGCCAAATTGGAAAAACTAACAATCAAATTTTGTGATTCCAAAAATAAGAATTGCTTATTTATCTTTCAGGTGGAAACAACCCCAGAGTCTCCGTCCAAACCAGCATCTTTACCTTCATGAACAACCCAAGCCAGTCAGATCTCACACGTCCCTGTGTTTTCGGAGTCACTCCCTGTCCTGGTTTTAACAGCTTTAATGGCACCACTCTGCTCTGGGATGACATGAAGCGCACACTGGCGTTTGCCTGGGAGCTGCATGTTTATGGATCTGCTGGCCTTTTCGTGCTGATGGCAGCTCTAGCCGTTTTGGGAATGGCTAAAGGGTGCACTCTTCCTCACCCCCTAAGTGACAACTTAACGCTGTCAAACCTTCTTCTGTTCATTAGTGGAGCTTTACGCACCACTCTCCTTCTCCTGGATCCCTATGGAACCTGTCAGTTCCTGCCTCATGCCATGCTAGTGGCACTACAAAATGTTCCCCTGCATCTTCTTCTGTGGGCACAGGTTGTCCTCACCCTAGTCACACTCAAAGGGTTAAAGTTGATCCTTTTCCCATCCAAGTTGCAGTACCCATGGCTGGTTGGATGGCTCAGTGTTTCCCACTGCACAGGATTACTTGTAGCAGACCTGTACTCCTCAGCTTTGCCCccagctcttcctctcttgttGCAGACAGTCTCTCTTTGCTGGGGCATCCCTTTTTGTTTGGGGATTTTCACCAAATCCCTTTCTAATCTCCAATCCTTACCCAGCTCCACTTTCCCACAGTGGATTCCTTCACAAAGGACAGGGAGGTTAGGCAAACGAGTGATAGCAGTGTGCTCCTTCCTTGGGGTGTTGTGCTGCAGCCTTCAGATGTATAGTCTTCTCTGGCTTTATGGCTTACTGGGGAACTGGAGGCGCTTTGGTTGGGGCTGGTGGCTCACACAGTTTTGGGCCAGAATCCTTGAGTTGGCATGGGCGTTCTCCATGCTGTTTCTGGGTTCATGGATCTTCTGGACACCATTGAGGGGTCACACAAGAGGTGATCACTGGCTAGGTAGAGATGAGGTCTCCAAAAGGGTAGACAAGAAAAGCTTGTGGGATAAGATCTTGGACAGCATGCAGAGAGGCTCACTGAAAAAGTCAGAGAAGTCCTGGGAAGAACTGATGCCAAATAACTGGGTGAAGTATAACTTGTCTCGAACAGGAATCAGCAATGCTACATATATTGATGAACCATCTGTCATTAAACCAGAATACAACTCTGATCCTGTCAGCAGCAGCTCTGACTCTCAGACCGCCTTCCTGTGGCAAAAGGTGGGTGAACGAGAATGTGTTCTCTCACTTATAGAATTTGACATGCGGCCCCCGTCCCCTATTAACCTCAGACGCAGCATTGACAACGCCCTTCATCACAGCCAGTTTGTAGCAGGAGGTGCATTTACTCCCCCACCTACCTCCTGGACACTGTCTGCAGGGTCAGAAGGGGACAGCGGTCCAACAACGCTACCTCCAGCTTATGCTGGCTACAAATGGATGCTGGATGCAGAATCCATTTCTGCATCTCTAGACCACTTCCAGACAAGAGAGCCTATGCAGGCAGTAAGTGCTACACCTGGTTCTGATGGCAACATTGGGTCTCCAGCTGCTGGCAAAGAGGGAGAAGAATTTCAAGCAGTGATGCATCAACAGGACTGGTCTGAGGATGACATCACAGACCTCTGaactcaccaccaccaccactgatCAGTCTGCTTTATGAACTCTTTTAGGACATAGTTTAATTTGAGTGTGTTCATTAAGATGGTCTAATTTTGATTTAAAGAGATGAACATGCAAAACTCCTGCACTTGAGCCACTGCAGCCACTGTCACTCAGCAATACTTTTAACATGAGTTTTGGGAAGTAGAAAaagttttaaagggatacttcacaacgttttcatatttttaaatcattttctttatcCAGTATGTGCTACTGACCATTTGCAGggctaatgaaaggccacccagtccctatcgccccctgtggccagaatattccacttgcatctTCGAACTGGTGGGCTGCTCTGGTTGGGACTttgaaatggagctgacatactacctagcactgcagtctgcttccagcacgtttcctgcatgttttaaatcatgaacgcagctggtttgtttaatttagtgataggaaggctgggagacattccagctgttagattaaggtgttaaaaagacaaacgcacagcgaggagataagttttgctttcagttcttcaaacggacactaggggtgctaaaagcgcACCAAAACTGTCTAGTTTCCCTTTAACTTCTTGTGGTTACTTTGGTGTCTTGTCGATATGTGCTTTATGTTATAGAACACCTTAATCCACAAGGACAGTATTAAAATGGCAAATGTTTATTCTTTGAAGATAATATGAGATTTTCATGTGAGTTAAATAAATATTGTGCGTGTGTTATTtatgtaaaaacaataaaaaacaagtttttttaAATTTTCAAGTCTAGTCTAAACTTGTCTTGAAGGTATAGATGGAAACGACTTTGCCTACTTTTTGCTTCAGATTTGTGTGATGTTTTTACAGGTTTTGTAAATAAATACACTTTGAATCTTATTGAATTCTGATGACTGCTTTTGGGACACAAACTGATAAAAAATGAACAACTATCGCATACATATTTGTATTTCACAAGTTATATACATAGATTTTAATCTAAATATGTAAATGTGATATATTTAAAtgacattttaaatatttaatagAAAAATTAGCCTATTGAAGCTATTGTGGTGAAATATAACAATTTCTACAGTAGTAGtctcttttttaaatgttttttcatcTTTAATTGGAAAAAATGCTCCTCTGTTTTTGCTAATTAGTTCGAGCTATTTGCTAAATATGAAGTTTCACGTGTCCCTGTACAAATAAACATTCATAAATCCATTTTCTGAaatcgcttgtccatgtagggtcgcgggggaggggggtgctggtgcctatctccagcggtcaatgggcaatcaggcggggtacaccctggacagagagccagtccattgcaggttaaataaacaacaaataaacaTTCACTTAAATTTTCCATACTTTTTTATTTTACACCTAAACGCAACACGTTCTTCTCACCGGCGTCTGCTTTAACAGGTGCGCCCTGTGACGTAACTGGCTGATTGGTCAATTAATTTCACACTATATGTGGCTTGAATCGCGATAGTTTCTGTCTTTGTTGTTTGCTCAACTTTTCAAATTAAGCACACTTCTTACATAAACCCACAGGAGGTGTGATGCATTGGAGAAATCATTTGTTGTGTTTCTTTATGACTCTTCTAATGTCCTTCAAACTCTGTAAAGCACGAGccgatgaagaggaggagaggaAGGTGGAAGGTGCTCATGTCCTGAGTCACGTGGAGTCTGGTTCAACTTTCGCATCTGCGGTTTTGCCTCGACCCGGTTCACTTAAGTTTAAACAGGAACACCAAGGTTTGTTTAATTTATGTTCTTGCACACTTGCACAGGTTGTATTTGACGTTATTTACCTGTTTTACGTCAGTGTTCTTTAAAAGTCACGTTACAATTGCATTTAAATGAACTTATGTTCACTTAAATGTTGATAAAGTTAAGTGTCCAAAGCATCTGGAACTAAACCATTGCTCAATTAAACAGCTACATTTTCTTATTTTAGTGAATTAACTCAAGGCCTATAGAAAAATTATAAAAAGTTCAGTGAAGAAAATAAATggttaaattatttaaaaacatttgTCGCCCCCTAGTTGCGGGGTAGTCCATTGGTTAATGCACCTGGGTTTTTTTCTTTTGCCATGAGCTGACGCTGGTTCGAGTCCTGATGGTGTCGGCAGTAATTTACTTAGCCAGTTGAAGCTGATTTAATTATATTGTAGTTTTATTGGTTGCTTTCTGCGAAATATTTagtgtctctaaagatctttgaatttggtcatttccaagcagcattttagttgatgctCACCTCACGTGGACTCACACAGGTTTCAGGTAGGCAGAACGTCTTGTTCTTTCAACTATTTTAACTTTCTTGGTGTTTCCAGTGTCTCAACGTGATTTGGCTGCAAAACTAAAGCTAATGAATCCATCAGTTCAATGTGGCAACGACCGGATGACCCTGACAGTCAAACGGACTAGAGCTTCACATTTTCTAGTGGATACTGGTTAGTTGTGTATTTCTTACAAGAGCTGGAAATGTTGGTTTACACCCAATAAGTATTT
This sequence is a window from Nothobranchius furzeri strain GRZ-AD chromosome 3, NfurGRZ-RIMD1, whole genome shotgun sequence. Protein-coding genes within it:
- the LOC107385097 gene encoding proline-rich transmembrane protein 3, with product MESQFILFITLIASFCSFGSLFPTQHLLSISDSVKITQIPSKNNNDVYYETSDEILHSENFMEGSGFSAWGENSSQLSNDSRNQGKPERLSHENNSGFGIALTTRPALRVHSSEVHNHRAHSVGGSTLSSVSSEEAPLENIHITTKEQLKRSHSSTSLNGGNNPRVSVQTSIFTFMNNPSQSDLTRPCVFGVTPCPGFNSFNGTTLLWDDMKRTLAFAWELHVYGSAGLFVLMAALAVLGMAKGCTLPHPLSDNLTLSNLLLFISGALRTTLLLLDPYGTCQFLPHAMLVALQNVPLHLLLWAQVVLTLVTLKGLKLILFPSKLQYPWLVGWLSVSHCTGLLVADLYSSALPPALPLLLQTVSLCWGIPFCLGIFTKSLSNLQSLPSSTFPQWIPSQRTGRLGKRVIAVCSFLGVLCCSLQMYSLLWLYGLLGNWRRFGWGWWLTQFWARILELAWAFSMLFLGSWIFWTPLRGHTRGDHWLGRDEVSKRVDKKSLWDKILDSMQRGSLKKSEKSWEELMPNNWVKYNLSRTGISNATYIDEPSVIKPEYNSDPVSSSSDSQTAFLWQKVGERECVLSLIEFDMRPPSPINLRRSIDNALHHSQFVAGGAFTPPPTSWTLSAGSEGDSGPTTLPPAYAGYKWMLDAESISASLDHFQTREPMQAVSATPGSDGNIGSPAAGKEGEEFQAVMHQQDWSEDDITDL